A genomic window from Candidatus Acidiferrales bacterium includes:
- a CDS encoding GTPase domain-containing protein: protein MAERAQYAIKVKLSIREDGQVSFINYAAREINCKLVYYGPGLGGKTANLQWIYEHAPSNQKGKMISLATETDRTLFFDFLPLDLGTVRGFRTRFHLYTVPGQVFYDASRKLLLKGVDGVVFVADSQEERLDANHETIENLRENLKEHGYNFDHIPYVLQFNKRDLPNVLPCDVLTRELQQKGEPTLEAIAILGSGVFETLKVLARQVLTELRRGG, encoded by the coding sequence TTGGCCGAGCGAGCCCAGTATGCTATAAAGGTAAAGCTCAGCATCCGCGAGGACGGCCAGGTGTCTTTTATTAACTATGCCGCCCGCGAGATCAACTGCAAGCTCGTCTATTATGGTCCGGGGTTGGGCGGGAAAACGGCTAACCTGCAATGGATCTACGAGCATGCGCCGTCCAACCAAAAGGGCAAGATGATCTCGCTGGCGACGGAAACCGATCGCACGCTCTTTTTTGACTTCCTGCCGCTTGACCTGGGGACGGTTCGCGGATTTCGCACCCGCTTCCATCTCTACACCGTGCCGGGACAGGTTTTCTACGACGCCAGCCGGAAGCTCCTGTTAAAGGGCGTGGACGGGGTGGTCTTTGTGGCCGACTCCCAGGAAGAGCGGCTGGACGCCAACCATGAGACGATTGAAAACCTTCGCGAAAACTTGAAGGAACACGGCTACAACTTCGACCACATTCCCTACGTCTTGCAATTCAACAAACGCGACCTGCCCAACGTCTTGCCCTGCGACGTCTTGACGCGCGAGTTACAGCAGAAGGGTGAGCCGACGCTCGAAGCCATCGCCATACTGGGCTCGGGCGTCTTTGAAACGTTGAAGGTGCTTGCCCGCCAGGTTCTCACCGAACTCCGCCGGGGCGGATA